The region tcttgaactctcatagcttagttgtccctttgaaccaagttcttgggatctccagtcatcatggttgggttaccactatgataattctttagtttgtggatttcaaacccattccctctagcaacttattcatttgatcacggtttaaccctttggttagcggatccgctagattatctattgacttcacatagtcaattgtaatcacccctgttgtgatcaaatgtctcacggtgttatgtcgtcgacgtatatgtcgagacttaccgttatagaagccattgtttgcccttccaatagctgcttggctatcgcagtggatcagcactggtggcactggcttagaccaacatggaatgtcttcaaggaagttcttaagccactcggcttcctcaccagccttatccaaagcaatgaactccgattccattgttgatcgggctatacaggtctgttttgtggatttccacgatacagcaccacccccaatagtaaagacgtatccacttgtcgaaagtgagtctctattatcagatatccaattggcatcacagtacccttcaagtaccggggggtatctcgagaagagtagcccatgattttgagtatgttttagatatctcaaaaccctcacaagagctctccaatgctctttgcttggattgctcgtgtaacgacttaacttgttcacggcacaagcaatgtcaggtcgagtgcaattagtcaagtacataatgcacccgatgacccgtgcatactcttcttgagcaacgggctcgcctttgtttttgctcaagtgaacgtcgagttcaattggagttttaaccggcgcgccataataggctttgaatttattcaatatcttctcaacataatgtgattgtgttaagatgattccatcattcgttcttagaatcttcattccaagaattacatcggctagacccatgtctttcatgtcaaagtttctctttaacatggcctttgtatcgttaattacttgagtgttgctacccaagattaacatatcatcaacgtagagacacactataacatgaccgttattagtgctcttgatgtagacacatttgtcgcactcgttgattttaaacccatttgataacatcacattatcaaacttcaagtgccattgcaatggcgcttgtttcaatccatagagggatttaaccagtttgcagacctttttctcttgtccaggtactacaaaaccttcaggttgttccatatagatttcatctttgagttcaccattcagaaacgcggtctttacatccatttggtgaatctcaagattgtgcaatgcagcaatcgcgagaagcacgcGGATGGAagtaatcctcgttacaggtgagtatgTATCGAaaaagtcatgtccttccttttgtttaaaaccctttactactagtcgggctttatacttatcaactgttccatcggccttaaatttccttttaaggacccatttgcaacctagaggttttgcaccttcaggtagatcaaccaacacccacgtgtggtttagcaaaattgaatcaatttcgctttgaacagcttctttccaatgcaacccgtctgggccatcgaaagctacttttatagatgtcggttcttcatctagcataaaagcaatgtagtcaggatcAAATGTTTTTGGCGTTCTGaccctattaccacgtcttagtactgtatcattCGGATCGGGCCTTGAACGCTTGCGCGATTtaggttcctcatccgctgatttagaactagtggcttcttcttccacttgtttagaactagtggcttcttcaattcttgtctcagaattggttgagactttttccttgtctttgcaaggaaatgtatttttgagaaatacagcattcctcgactcaattgttgttcctactgtgatagtcgatatttcagacttgtgaacaacaaatcgatatgcactactgttaagtgcatatccaatgaagatgcaatcaaccgtcttaggtccgattgtaacttctttgggcggaggaaccatcacctttgccaaacacccccacactttgaggtatttgtaggatggcttccttcccttccacaactcataaggagtgacatcttttcctttgagagggatcttattcaagatatagttggctgtcaaaacagcttccccccacatgttatgtggtaatcctgaagttagtagcagtgcattcatcatctcttttagagttcgatttttgcgttctgcaacaccattagattgtggtgaatatggagcagttgtgtgatgaattataccacttgcgttgcataactcctcaaacggggctacatattcgcctcctctatcgcttcgaatcgatttgattttacaaccaagttgattctcaacttcgttcttataatttttgaaagcttctattgcttcatctttgcttcttaaaagataaatgtagcaataccttgtgcaatcatctatgaaagtgataaagtactttttaccacctctagtttgcaccatctttaaatcacatacatccgtgtgaattaattcaaggggttttgtgcttcgttcaaccgagtgaaacggcaacttagtcatttttgcttcaagacaaatttcacatttatcttggatatccaattcattagcctttagtaaatccaaatttactaatcttttaatggcttttgaatttacatgtcccaatctacaatgccacaaatttgaagactcggtcaaataagaggaagtagatgctttattattattcgccaatggctttgcaacactgcgagttgctacactaagcttgaaaagcccatcggttacataaccttttccgagggattttccaaacttatacaagacaaacctatcggactcaaatacaagtttaaaccccttattaactagtattgatcctgacactaggttcttgcggatgtccgggacatgcagcacatccttcaaagtgattgtgacgccagacgtcatcatgagaatcacgttgccaacgccgaggatttcagacgatgcttgattccccatgttgattttccttccttcaacagccgtgtaggaggcaaacttgctcctgtcggagcaaacatgagcagtagcgccggtgtcgatgtaccagcctcccttgttatcaacaaggttaacctcttcagtgaccactgcaatgaggtcgttctcatcccagtccttgaactccttctcaacgacgtgggctgccggcttcttcttcttgctgcgacagtctttggcaaagtggcccggtttgccacatttgtagcagtcgccttcaaacttctttgaagactgctttcccttccccttgtcatttggacggtttgggcgagggcgtttgttggagggtccgccccgctccaacagattggccttggcttcatttggggtgaatcccttagccttttgatcacttttgcgcacgtcggcctcgatgcgcaacttcacgatcaagtcttcaagggtcatctgctttcgcttgtgcttgagataactcttgaagtccttccaacttggagggagcttgtcaatgatcgtgcaccttaggaatttgtcgggcaaggtcatcccttcagccactaatgagtggatgatcatttggagctcttggacttgctccatgacgggtcgagagtcgaccattttgtagtccataaatttggaagctACAACTTGCTCCGTCCCTGCAggattatctatgctatacttcttttctaggttttcccacatttgtttagatgtggttacattggagtatacattgtacaaactatcatctaaagcacttagaatgaaatttttacaaaggtaatctcctttcctccaagcttcataatctgccatgacttcgagcctagtctcttggtcgcttggtgcgggcggctcgttctccatgaggaagttggcgacgcccaatgttgtcaagtagaacaacatcttctggtaccaccgcttgaagtcagatcctccaaactttggtggcttctcggcgggtggcatcattcttggtgccataggtgccgcacttggtccattgaaggaaccaattccgttgcccccgaaggagccaacaacttggttgggcatagagccccccatgttcgtgttgggcatagtgccccccacattcgtgttgatcccggaagatccaacaccagtattgagcccgaaggcaccaacactcgatccattaaaggatccgaaggaaccactataagtggaaccaaccgaaccaccaaaggtggaaccagtggacgccccgaaggggttgtcccaaacccaagggacggtggatgaggcagctgggaagccgggggttggcatcatcgagggaatcgatgaaatgttgaccggtccagtggtcgccatggtggagggaatggcggaggtggtggtggcagcagcagtgttggattccgtcgacatctccagcaaaggattaagtttcgaaagtttttagttcagtttaaaaggtccaaatcccttcaaaggcaagttatctcgtcttgcgattgttggtttctggtgattacaagagataacaaaaccgggcgtaatacaacccaaaagaaagaaaaggagaaactgaactaaatgaaattacaacgtaagaattcgaaacaaagaaccgtgaactaagtttagccgagtcgaggaggcctcttcccgcaagacgagatacgccccggtagtgctcttcggtttggcgtgtcgtccccaaaggtaaaacggctacgtctctattgatgcagcaccgcaatcactagagctccggcgaactggatggaggagagagcagagcttcgacagaaagacaatgcagagagagggagagagcttatgcagagaatgcttgtatgtgttgtgtcctaatgcagtggtatggctagcctatttataggccaagccaccatgcagggtcaaccagccattgaaggctcatcatggccaattcgtaaccgacgtcggttacaggcgtgtggcaggagtgtgccatccgtgtgtggagcgtgtggatttcgggctcgggctcgggctcgggctcgggcccgaggcccgcggcccgcgcccacgcccacgggctcgggcggggcgggcggcggcggcgcgcgcgtgggctttttcacccatcttgatccactataattattaagtaacataaagtcacttaatttaaacacattaaagatgtattaatcttccaatgtgggataattaacactagttaattattccctaagcacatgctccaagctttaattaaaagctaattatgcccaactttaatccactatttctcactcatcggaaatcggatttgagaaagtgaatatactacatttatctacgtaaaatgtagatcgacgctatatcatttaatttcacaaaattaaatgtctcgtcacatttattctttggtcaaaaccattgaccgggcatatttaatccatgatttttacactTTAAGCAGTGTATATCAGTATACCACTTACATACTTTCCTATAAATTCCACTCACCATTCAAATCATAAACCAAAAGCGACTTTCCTTGAAAATTGACTTTCCTAGATTTTGAAATTCGAATGTTGAATTATATTTGTTGCACtattaatttaacaaaattataggAGTATGAATTAAAAAGTGACGAGTGAAACAACTAGCATACCATAGTACCGCACTAGCTACCTCAATGTTGACTTGGGCTATCTTGTCACAAGCAGAAAGTCAATCTTTATTACtactacaaaaataaaaaaggctTCTTCATGTACAACCAACTCATCCAACCGCCAATATAATCCACCAACCCCCCTCTCAAAATTTCAATTCCATTTCCCCTTCTACATGTATTGTTTTAATTTCTCATTTTTAACATAAAAAAAGCTGAAGATCCCTTAATCCATCTCTCCCATTACAGTCAAGAGCATCTGGTTTGAACTAATAACTTGTGTGGTTGGCAGCTGAAACCTTATTTAAGACAGAGAAAACAAGAAAATCGAGGGATTTTACATTGGATCTAGCGCTGGTATTGAAGTTCGGTCGAGAGCATGTTACACTCACCAAAAATGTGATCTTGAGGCTTGGCTTTGAGCTGCATAAAATGGGGATCTGTTTGAGCAATCAGATAAAGGCTGAGAGCCCTTTTCATACCACCACAGGTACATGCTCAAAtgctttcttttttcttatgtaaaatccttttttttttaGTATGTGTTTGTGCTTTTGCAAATTGATACTATTATCTTGAATCTGTTGAAGAGAGTTTCTCAAATTATAGTATGATATAAAATGGTTGTTGATAGGTGCAACCTCGTCTAAAATGATAAGCGGAGATGGGACCGAGTTAAGCAGTTCGAGTAGCAAGAGATCCTCTGCTTCCATACCTCCAACTCCTCGGAGTGAAGGTGAGATATTGCAGTCCTCCAACATGAAAAGCTTTGCGTTCAGCGATCTCAAGGCTGCCACTCGAAACTTTCGCCCCGACAGCATGTTAGGGGAAGGAGGTTTTGGTTCTGTATTCAAAGGTTGGATGGATGAGCATTCTCTCGCAGCATCAAGGCCTGGCTGTAGCATGGCTGTTGCTGTCAAGAGGCTTAACCAAGAGGGCTGGCAGGGTCACAAGGAATGGTTGGTATGTATTTCAACATATTTCAACTCCCCTCCAATTCTTTGCCTTTAATTTTCTGCACAAATTCTTGTGCTTCGTTTTGTATGCAGATATATTTTCATTGACGTCCTTCATTTGAATTGATAGGCGGAAATCAACTATCTTGGGCAGCTGCGTCATCCAAATCTCATGAAATTAATTGGCTACTGCTTAGAGGATGACCACAGACTTTTGGTGTATGAGTTCATGCCAAAAGGAAGCATGGAGAATCATCTATTCAGGAGTGAGTTCATATTTGACATCATCTTTCTAATATAAATTCTTATTTATGCAACTTTAATGATGGatgattttattatgaattAGGAGGATCTTACTTCCAGCCGCTGTCGTGGCGCATAAGAGTGAAAATTGCTCTGGGTGCAGCGAGGGGCCTTGCCTTCCTTCACAATGCTGAAACACAAGTGATATACCGGGACTTCAAGACTTCTAATATCTTGCTTGATTCGGTCATCATTTTTCGACTATTTTTGTTTCCATTTGCCTCTCTTTCGCTTGTATTCTCATTTTCTGGGGGCTTTTTATGCTAGCAGAACTACAATGCCAAACTCTCTGATTTCGGACTGGCTAGAGATGGGCCAACTGGTGACAAGAGTCATGTCTCCACTCGGATAATGGGTACTTATGGATATGCTGCACCGGAGTATCTATCCACAGGTATGGATCATATACTATCTCATTCAAAATTACCTTGCTTTGATGTCTTTGTTTCTTTCCATACTTAATTCCTTTGCATTTATAGGCCACTTAACCACCAAGAGCGATGTATACAGCTTTGGAGTGGTGCTCCTGGAGATTCTAACTGGTAGGAAAGCTATAGACAAGAATCGGCCGATGGGGGAGCATAGTCTGGTGGAGTGGGCGAAACCTTACCTGACAAACAAGCGCAGAATATCCCGTGTGATGGATAGCCGCATTGAAGGGCAATACACAGTTGATCTAGCCTTAAAGGCAGCCACCCTTGCTCTCCAATGCATATATATGGATCCCAGAACTAGGCCTACTATGGATGAGGTAATAATAGCTTTGGAACAGCTCCTCGACTCAAAGGAGGAAAAAGATCATGGCCTGAATAGGCGACGCCAATCAAATTCAAATGCCGGACCTAAGTCCTGCAAGACCAGTGCTGGAGCGCCTGCTTATCCAAGACCTGCTCTTTATGCATAGATGCTTGTAAATAATCTGTTTTTTTGGTGTGTTCCTGTAATGCATGTGTTGAACTTCTGTAGTGAACTTAGATTTTTGAGCTTCTTCTGGTTGATGATATACATGCTGTAATATTAAAATATCTTCTACATATATGTatcttgtaattttcattttatcaaaAGATTTTGATGTGCTGTTGCTTAGATATCTAAAAATCTCCAATTCTGTGGCAATGCCTAAGGTTTTAGTTGACAACATCAATTACTCTTTACTCTACCAAGTAGTAACTGAGATGCATTTAAACATGCAAATTCTTGGTCAAACCATAAtctattattgtatttaaaattCTTCAATAAATACTAAAAATGCATAAAAGTCCATGTAGAATGATGGTGAGCCAACCAAGTCTTCATTTGAATCTGTGAATTAGTGGCAAGAGATTTGAATATTCAAATGTCATCCATTGCCTAATGGGATTTGAAGTTTTGACGGTGTTGTGGGAGTGGAAGTAGGAAAGACAGCATAAATATTGCTTGCATCTTTATTAGGAACCTTTTAATATTTATCGATAGAGAAGAAAAGAGGGTCAGCCATAATTTGACAATAGATAGAAAAAGGTGTCAAACAAGAAGAACAATGCATGTTCTAGAAATGAGTTAGTTAATAATGCGAGGTGAGACATCACAATCAGTTGGAAAATGAGGCGTCGAATTAGTCTTCGCTTATCCAGTGGTTAGGTTGTAGTTGTACAAAATATATAACCTCCACTAGTGATAACAATCTGCGCAGGATTCCTAGTGttatactttatttattattaaaactaTCTCATTCATTAAACAAGAACAACAAGCACAAGTTTCCACCCCTATTATAGGAATacttaattcaaaatataaatatagtgGTTATTTATATGTATTAAGATCTAGTTTTGTATAAAGCAAAATCCCGTGTCATACACATTTAGTGGATGGTTTACTACTATATATGCCTTCAGTAGTATGTGTTGGACTTACATGTATATTAAGTTTCCTTGCCTCTATTCAAAAATACACAACCATGAAGGATCCGACTGCAATTTTCAGTAGCTACAGTGCTACTGCCGAAAAAAATGACAATTTAGATAAGATAGAAGTATGATTGGAGGTCATTCTACTAGAAAGATGAGTTATGTAGTATGGTTGGGGTTGTCATCCTACTTCTACTTAGAGTTTAACattgtagtagtattttttagtaTATTCCATTCAAACTATTCCAAATTACTTCAAACAGAACGAACGCAATTCTCGAAATCAAGATACCTATAGTATGCGTGTGTTATTGATTATATAGTCCCTGTATTTACTTTTATAATATAGTTAGATTATAATGAGACAAGCCGTCTTAGCTCAGCTGGTAGAGCGCGTGGCTTTTAACCACGTGGTCGTGGgttcgattcccacagacggcgatATTTTTGGACATAATCTCCTCCTCTTTTAATTATTTCCGAAGGAGtgggaagaaaagaaaaaggatattTCTGTATATCCAAGAACGCATTAATTCACGAATGTACACTCATCTCAATTAGGGCTAGGAAAAATTACAGAAATACAgaccttatcgtaccgaaaaaataccaaaaataccgaatgttcggtataccgtgactttcggtacggtatgatatcTAACCGAAAGATTTCGGTGactttcggtaaggtaacggtatgaattttcatatactgCGGTATACCGTGACATACCGATATTCGGTATATAcagtaaattaaggtatatacagtaaattaaggtatataccgtaaaatataaatataattatatataatatatgttttatatattttatatattttaaaattattaaaatatgttGTGAAATATagttaattatgaataaaatatatttaacatatttttaaaattataaaatatacataatattttaaaaactcaaatattctattttcattgatgttgaaagtaaggtatatcgaacttcggtatggtatcggtatgaaaatttgctataccgaaaataaggtataccgaagtacgtataccgaaaattttggtaaggtaaaggtatgattttttcatATACCGAATTTACgataaggtatacggtatggtggttttggtaaggtataccgtatcTACCCACACCTAATCTCAATCAAGGAAGGTCCCCCAGTGCAGCTTAATGTTTGGCCAAAATGCCTCTGGTAATATTCATAATATTATAAACCCTTCAATCTAATTGTAAACTTCTTCAAATTTAGGCTTTCATTTCAATTGGGTGTTGACTAATTACTGccatgttttaatttttctttgttATACCATGTATATCAGTAATTAAACAGACCACCCACCCAATTAgtcatattttttaatatttaattaatttatctctTTTTCACAATCTCAATATTCATAAAATCCAATCATACATTTATAGTTTATTAATGACCACTCAATCACACTATTATCTCTTTTTAATATCattctattataattattacttatatataaatattttattatagcaAAATTATAAAGAGTAAACTATAAAAATTGCATCCGGGCAATATAAGATGCATATTTGAGCTACTTCGtgaaaataaattgcatttgAGGTACCTGGACAAACTTtaaattcatttatatttttcacaTTTTCTATCTCATTTTGCCCTTTGCCGTCTTAAGGGCTCAGTTAACATTTTCTTTATATCACCTTCCAGCTTTGTTATTTGTTATGCTCTCTTCTCTCCTCACTCTTCCAATTTATTTATGATGATTTCTTTTCTCCTAACTaattcttttctattttattttacttaactcacttagaATTACAAGTTATACTTAACATATAATTAGTTTAAAACGCCGAATGGAAAAGAATACTCACGTATGAGactggaaaaaattaatttcaatttatgtaattgtttatattcaaattcaattatttgtatatgttttttttatcaaaattcaaGATcgttattttaatattttttttatcaaaattcaaGATCGTTATATGAGTACATTGttgttaattaaatatttttaaaattttatttgaaagacttacttttttctttttttcatttgctTTTACTCATTAAGCTAATTATATAATatgattttttattcaaatttttattttaaattaaactaaagtatgttttaaatttaaatttatttttcgttccatataatttttttcattattttaaaatattagttatTTGTGAAGTAATCATAAATAAATTGGAAAAGTGTGGAAATATGAGAGATATAacttataaataaattagaaaagagAGAACAAACTTTAGAAGTACTAAAATACCCTtcaatgcaaaaaaaataaagaaagggaaaaaatgtccaaataaaaaaattacttcaTATGAGTTAAAATAATGTTCCACACTACCTACTaaacaatttcaactattttttctctttctattttactttaacaattacgtattaaaactcgtatcaatcccaaattatctatttttatagaaTGGAGGGAGCAAGTAGTAGCATCACCAACCTAAACCATTTGGCTGCCATTTTGATTGTAAAAACTTGTGACTAAGAATATCAATGAACTTATATAAATCTTGTGTAACAACACTAGACAAAGGATTATAACAACTTACATTGTACTATATTTGTATACACATGAATTTTTATACACATGATAATAGTGAACAATGAAAAATAGAGGACAGTTGAAGAATTATGTCATTTTGATAATGATGTTTTGCTATTGCATCTAAACCTTAtatattaagaaattaaaagaCAATTGactttaagagaaaaggatagATATCAATCATATAACATGACACAAAATGAGCTGAACAAATGAATGAACGACTGCCAAACTTAGTATAAACCTCACACTAATCAGAATCCGAAGCTACAGCAAACAGTGTACAAAGTAATCTAGCCTAACTTCACATAAAACTAATCTATCCACATAGTTGAGTGCATAGTCCTTGAATTTGTGTCGTTGTCGGATTAACAAGTGAATATGTCCTGCTTTTGCTCCTGTTCGAGCATGTCAACGTGTACTGATTCCCACTTTGCACAGCCTGACACGAGATGGGCTGCGTGTTGCAGCTCCATCTGGAAGTAGGAACGCAGCTGAGATAATGGCACCACGAGCAGTGATCGTTTAGATCCTCACCACGGAGAAGCAGAACCAGCCCCACCGTGAACCTATATATACAGCGTGCAGTTTAGCATTTTCAGTCGAAATAGAATAAGGCAGCATATAACATAACATAATTGGCCTAGTGAGATGGATAACTTGAGTTGGGACCTAACCACCCAAGAACCTTGAGACGGAACAATTTAGAGACGTACCCGACTATTAGAAAGATCAAAGAAAGCACCCAAAGGATGCATTGGTACG is a window of Salvia splendens isolate huo1 chromosome 3, SspV2, whole genome shotgun sequence DNA encoding:
- the LOC121795407 gene encoding receptor-like cytoplasmic kinase 176, which translates into the protein MGICLSNQIKAESPFHTTTGATSSKMISGDGTELSSSSSKRSSASIPPTPRSEGEILQSSNMKSFAFSDLKAATRNFRPDSMLGEGGFGSVFKGWMDEHSLAASRPGCSMAVAVKRLNQEGWQGHKEWLAEINYLGQLRHPNLMKLIGYCLEDDHRLLVYEFMPKGSMENHLFRRGSYFQPLSWRIRVKIALGAARGLAFLHNAETQVIYRDFKTSNILLDSNYNAKLSDFGLARDGPTGDKSHVSTRIMGTYGYAAPEYLSTGHLTTKSDVYSFGVVLLEILTGRKAIDKNRPMGEHSLVEWAKPYLTNKRRISRVMDSRIEGQYTVDLALKAATLALQCIYMDPRTRPTMDEVIIALEQLLDSKEEKDHGLNRRRQSNSNAGPKSCKTSAGAPAYPRPALYA